The following are encoded together in the Streptomyces sp. NBC_01465 genome:
- a CDS encoding ABC transporter permease — translation MYNPTVARLTYRALLGRRRAAILFVLPALLIVIAAAVRAFSGADDQIATDVLGGFAMATMVPLIGVIAGTGAIGPEIDDGSIVYLLAKPVKRPTIIMTKLFVAVGVTMAFSAIPTFIAGMILNGNGQQIAVAYTVAALVASIAYAAIFLLLGTITRHAVVAGLVYALVWESVFGNLVAGARTLSVQQWSLSLAEKIATPGTISSDVGLPLGIVLLAGVTAAATWYAGQKLRTLKLAGEE, via the coding sequence ATGTACAACCCCACTGTCGCCCGCCTCACCTACCGGGCCCTGCTCGGCCGGCGCCGCGCCGCGATCCTCTTCGTGCTCCCGGCGCTCCTGATCGTCATCGCCGCGGCGGTACGCGCGTTCAGCGGCGCCGACGACCAGATCGCCACCGACGTCCTCGGCGGATTCGCCATGGCCACGATGGTCCCGCTGATCGGTGTCATCGCCGGTACGGGGGCGATCGGCCCGGAGATCGACGACGGTTCGATCGTCTATCTCCTCGCCAAGCCGGTGAAGCGCCCCACGATCATCATGACGAAGCTCTTCGTGGCGGTCGGCGTGACGATGGCCTTCTCCGCCATCCCCACGTTCATCGCGGGCATGATCCTCAACGGCAACGGCCAGCAGATCGCGGTGGCCTACACGGTCGCGGCGCTGGTCGCCTCCATCGCGTACGCCGCGATCTTCCTGCTCCTGGGCACGATCACCCGGCACGCGGTCGTCGCGGGCCTGGTCTACGCCCTGGTCTGGGAGTCCGTCTTCGGCAACCTGGTCGCGGGCGCGCGCACCCTCAGCGTCCAGCAGTGGTCGCTGTCCCTGGCGGAGAAGATTGCCACCCCGGGCACGATCAGCTCGGACGTCGGACTGCCGCTGGGCATCGTCCTGCTGGCGGGCGTCACGGCCGCGGCGACCTGGTACGCGGGCCAGAAGCTGCGCACGCTGAAGCTGGCGGGCGAGGAGTAA
- a CDS encoding ABC transporter ATP-binding protein produces MTTINIDHTSRWFGNVVAVNDITMTVGPGVTGLLGPNGAGKSTLINMMAGFLAPSTGTVTLDGDTIWRNETIYRKLGIVPEREGMYDFLTGREFVVANAELHGLDERAAQRALATVEMEYAQDRKIATYSKGMRQRVKMASALVHDPSVLLLDEPFNGMDPRQRMQLMDLLSSMGAEGRTVLFSSHILEEVEQLASHIEVIVAGRHAASGDFRKIRRLMTDRPHRYLVRSSDDRALAAALIADPSTAGIEVDLAEGALRIQAVDFLRFTALLPQVARAGGIRLLTVSPSDESLESVFSYLVTA; encoded by the coding sequence GTGACCACGATCAACATCGACCACACCTCCCGCTGGTTCGGCAACGTGGTCGCCGTCAACGACATCACCATGACCGTCGGCCCCGGTGTCACCGGGCTCCTCGGCCCCAACGGTGCGGGCAAGTCCACCCTCATCAACATGATGGCGGGCTTCCTCGCCCCCTCGACCGGAACGGTCACCCTCGACGGCGACACGATCTGGCGCAACGAGACGATCTACCGCAAGCTCGGGATCGTCCCCGAGCGCGAGGGCATGTACGACTTCCTCACCGGCCGCGAATTCGTCGTCGCCAACGCCGAGTTGCACGGTCTGGACGAGCGCGCCGCACAGCGCGCCCTGGCCACGGTCGAGATGGAGTACGCGCAGGACCGCAAGATCGCCACGTACTCCAAGGGCATGCGCCAGCGCGTGAAGATGGCCTCGGCCCTCGTCCACGACCCTTCCGTCCTCCTCCTGGATGAACCCTTCAACGGCATGGACCCCCGTCAGCGCATGCAGCTGATGGACCTGCTCAGCTCGATGGGCGCCGAGGGCCGCACGGTCCTCTTCTCCTCGCACATCCTCGAAGAGGTCGAGCAACTCGCCTCGCACATCGAGGTGATCGTGGCCGGACGGCACGCGGCCTCCGGCGACTTCCGCAAGATCCGCCGGCTGATGACGGACCGCCCGCACCGCTACCTGGTCCGCTCCAGCGACGACCGCGCGCTCGCGGCGGCACTCATCGCGGACCCGTCCACCGCCGGTATCGAGGTGGACCTCGCGGAGGGCGCCCTGCGGATCCAGGCGGTCGACTTCCTCCGCTTCACCGCACTCCTCCCCCAGGTCGCCCGCGCGGGCGGCATCCGCCTCCTCACGGTCTCGCCCTCGGACGAATCCCTCGAGTCGGTCTTCTCCTACCTAGTAACGGCCTGA